In Erwinia sp. SLM-02, one genomic interval encodes:
- the tamB gene encoding autotransporter assembly complex protein TamB — translation MKWWKKGLIGILIFIVLLLGGIAFLLGTTSGLHLVLNSAARWVPGLAIQQVNGGWRDLTLKGVKYEMPGVSVNAGEFHLALRLGCLKQSAFCVNDLSLKDVYVAVDSKQLASSDTPPAEDESATGEISTPYPLTLSRLALHNVNVKIDDTAVSLADFTSGMHWEGRGMTLTPTHIQGLLIALPKAAKVANEEVVQPKIQDPQPEEKPLGETLKAMFEQPLLPNLPEFTLPLDVNVQQILGEQLRLTGDTDITVNRLLVKAKTENNHLALQTLDVDAVQGQLNAQGEATLSGNWPMNFTLNGEMNIDPLKGEKIKMTLGGDLRETLTLALNLSGPVRAQLDADTRLAEAGLPLNMTLQSPQLRWPLEGETQYEADNFNFSFKGKATDYVMSLKAALQGQGVPPATVTLDGKGNVEQFAIEKLRLAALQGTADLKALVDWSKAISWNSELTLTGINTAKQYPDWPAKLDGKITTRGSLYGGSWQMRVPELKLRGNVRNNAISADGTLYGNSYNQWDIPGIKLILGRNNVNLKGSLGDKLNLDADIDAQHLDNALPGLGGVAKGTIRARGDLKTPQLLADLTATGLRWQELRIGRVLLKGDVSSGEQIQGKLNLRVDQVKQDALSISQLILDASGSEKQHQLKLTMQGEPVSGQLALNGSFDRATQRWQGTLNNTRFDTPVGEWRLTRAIALDYLNSKQTISIGPHCWQNPNAKLCVPQTVEAGPSGRARVVLNRFDLAMIKPFMPEETQLNGSFSGDADVSWTADGALPTGRISLKGNGVKVAQDVQGNTLPIAFDALNLNAGLKNGRAQLDWLIRIANNGQLDGNVQIADPQGKRTLSGNVNITNLSLAMLNPALMQGEKVSGVLNSNLRLGGNLQKPQVFGQLGLRNVDVEGSFMPVDLTTANLSMLFNGMSSTLEGVIQTSQGQIALNGNADWSQLNAWRARVAAKGDRVRVTVPPMVRMDVSPDLVFEATPEMFNLDGRVDIPWARITVQEVPESAVGVSSDEVLLDKNLQPIAPKSTSIPINSNLIIHVGDDVRLSAFGLKAKLNGDLKLVQDKRGLGLNGQINIPSGRFHAYGQDLIVRKGELQFAGPPDQPYLNIEAIRNPEATEDDVTAGVRVTGLADEPKAEVFSDPAMSQQEALSYLLRGQGLQTSGSDSDALTSALVGLGVAQSGQVVGKIGETFGVSNLALDTAGVGDSQQVQVSGYVLPGLQVKYGVGIFDSLATLTLRYRLMPKLYLEAVSGIDQALDVLYQFEF, via the coding sequence CGGGGCTGGCTATCCAGCAGGTCAACGGCGGCTGGCGTGATTTGACCCTGAAGGGTGTCAAATACGAGATGCCGGGCGTCTCGGTTAACGCCGGAGAGTTTCATCTGGCGCTGCGTTTAGGCTGCCTGAAGCAGAGTGCGTTCTGCGTGAACGATCTCTCGCTGAAGGACGTTTATGTGGCGGTGGACAGCAAGCAGCTGGCCTCATCGGACACGCCGCCGGCTGAAGATGAATCGGCAACCGGTGAAATCAGCACGCCGTACCCGCTGACGCTGAGCCGTCTGGCGTTGCACAACGTTAACGTCAAAATCGACGATACGGCGGTGTCGCTGGCGGACTTTACCAGCGGCATGCACTGGGAAGGGCGCGGCATGACGCTGACGCCGACTCATATTCAGGGGCTGCTGATTGCCCTGCCGAAAGCGGCGAAAGTGGCCAATGAAGAAGTGGTTCAGCCGAAAATCCAGGATCCACAGCCGGAAGAAAAGCCGCTGGGCGAGACGCTGAAAGCGATGTTTGAGCAGCCGCTGCTGCCGAATCTTCCCGAGTTCACCCTGCCGCTGGACGTCAATGTGCAGCAGATCCTGGGTGAACAGCTGCGCCTGACCGGCGATACCGATATCACCGTTAACCGCCTGCTGGTGAAAGCCAAAACCGAGAACAATCATCTGGCGCTGCAAACGCTGGATGTGGATGCGGTGCAGGGGCAGCTCAACGCGCAGGGAGAGGCGACGCTGAGCGGGAACTGGCCGATGAACTTCACCCTTAACGGCGAGATGAATATCGATCCGCTGAAGGGTGAAAAGATCAAAATGACCCTCGGTGGCGATCTGCGTGAAACGCTGACCCTGGCGCTGAATCTGTCCGGTCCGGTGCGGGCACAGCTGGATGCCGACACGCGTCTGGCAGAAGCGGGATTACCGCTGAATATGACACTGCAAAGCCCGCAGCTGCGCTGGCCGCTGGAGGGGGAAACGCAGTATGAGGCGGATAACTTCAACTTCAGCTTCAAAGGCAAGGCAACCGACTACGTGATGTCGCTGAAGGCGGCGCTACAGGGGCAGGGCGTACCGCCCGCCACGGTGACCCTGGACGGCAAAGGCAACGTTGAACAGTTCGCCATCGAAAAACTCAGGCTGGCCGCGCTGCAGGGCACCGCCGACCTGAAAGCGCTGGTGGACTGGAGTAAGGCAATCAGCTGGAACAGCGAGCTGACCCTGACCGGCATCAACACCGCGAAGCAGTATCCGGACTGGCCGGCGAAGCTGGACGGGAAAATCACCACCCGCGGCAGCCTGTACGGCGGCAGTTGGCAGATGCGCGTACCGGAGCTGAAGCTGCGCGGCAACGTGCGTAACAACGCCATCAGCGCCGACGGTACGCTGTACGGCAACAGCTACAACCAGTGGGATATTCCCGGCATCAAGCTGATTCTGGGGCGTAACAACGTCAACCTGAAAGGCTCGCTGGGCGACAAGCTGAATCTGGATGCGGATATCGATGCCCAGCATCTGGATAACGCCCTGCCGGGCCTCGGCGGCGTGGCAAAAGGCACCATCCGCGCGCGTGGCGATCTGAAAACGCCACAGCTGCTGGCCGATCTGACCGCCACCGGGCTGCGCTGGCAGGAGCTGCGTATTGGCCGCGTGCTGCTGAAAGGCGATGTCAGCTCCGGTGAACAGATTCAGGGCAAGCTGAATCTGCGTGTCGATCAGGTTAAGCAGGATGCGTTGAGCATCTCACAGCTGATCCTGGATGCCAGCGGCAGCGAAAAGCAGCATCAGCTGAAGCTGACGATGCAGGGCGAACCGGTTTCCGGCCAGCTGGCGCTGAACGGCAGCTTTGACCGCGCCACGCAGCGCTGGCAGGGCACGCTGAACAACACCCGCTTCGACACGCCGGTGGGCGAATGGCGCTTAACCCGCGCCATCGCGCTGGACTACCTCAACAGCAAACAGACCATCAGCATCGGGCCGCACTGCTGGCAGAACCCGAACGCCAAGCTGTGCGTACCGCAGACGGTGGAGGCCGGTCCGTCCGGGCGCGCACGGGTGGTACTGAACCGCTTTGACCTGGCGATGATTAAACCGTTTATGCCGGAAGAGACGCAGCTTAACGGTTCGTTCAGCGGTGATGCGGACGTCAGCTGGACCGCCGACGGCGCGCTGCCCACCGGGCGCATCTCGCTGAAAGGCAACGGGGTCAAAGTGGCTCAGGACGTGCAGGGGAATACGCTGCCGATCGCCTTCGATGCGCTGAACCTGAACGCGGGGCTGAAAAATGGCCGTGCGCAGCTCGACTGGCTGATCCGCATTGCCAACAACGGCCAGCTGGACGGTAACGTGCAGATCGCCGATCCGCAGGGGAAAAGGACGCTGTCCGGCAACGTCAATATCACCAACCTGTCGCTGGCGATGCTTAACCCGGCGCTGATGCAGGGTGAAAAAGTCTCCGGCGTGCTGAACAGCAACCTGCGCCTGGGCGGCAACCTGCAAAAGCCGCAGGTCTTTGGTCAGCTTGGCCTGCGTAATGTTGATGTGGAAGGCAGCTTTATGCCGGTGGATCTCACCACCGCCAACCTTTCCATGCTGTTTAACGGCATGAGCTCAACGCTGGAAGGCGTTATTCAGACGTCGCAGGGCCAGATTGCGCTCAACGGTAATGCCGACTGGAGCCAGCTGAATGCCTGGCGGGCACGCGTCGCGGCGAAAGGCGATCGGGTACGGGTAACCGTGCCGCCGATGGTGCGCATGGACGTCTCGCCGGACCTGGTGTTCGAAGCCACGCCGGAAATGTTTAATCTTGATGGCCGGGTGGATATCCCGTGGGCGCGCATTACGGTGCAGGAAGTGCCGGAAAGCGCCGTGGGCGTCTCCTCTGATGAGGTGCTGCTGGATAAAAACCTGCAGCCGATTGCGCCGAAATCCACCTCAATTCCGATCAACAGCAATCTGATTATCCACGTCGGGGACGATGTGCGCCTCAGCGCCTTCGGTCTTAAGGCGAAGCTGAACGGCGATCTGAAGCTGGTGCAGGATAAACGCGGCCTGGGGCTGAACGGTCAGATTAACATTCCGTCCGGGCGCTTCCATGCCTACGGCCAGGATCTGATTGTGCGCAAGGGCGAGCTGCAGTTTGCCGGCCCGCCGGATCAGCCTTACCTCAACATCGAAGCGATCCGTAACCCGGAAGCGACTGAAGATGACGTGACGGCAGGCGTGCGCGTGACCGGACTGGCGGATGAGCCGAAGGCGGAGGTCTTCTCCGACCCGGCGATGTCGCAGCAGGAAGCGCTTTCCTACCTGCTTCGCGGGCAGGGTCTGCAAACCTCCGGCAGCGACAGTGATGCATTAACTTCCGCCCTGGTAGGATTGGGGGTTGCACAAAGTGGTCAAGTTGTGGGTAAAATCGGCGAGACCTTCGGTGTCAGCAATCTGGCGCTGGATACTGCAGGGGTTGGCGACAGCCAGCAGGTGCAGGTCAGCGGCTATGTGCTGCCGGGTCTACAGGTAAAATACGGTGTTGGCATATTTGATTCACTGGCGACCTTAACCCTGCGTTATCGCCTGATGCCCAAACTCTATTTGGAAG